The Teredinibacter sp. KSP-S5-2 genomic interval CACGAACATTGGCGATGGTTTCCAAACGGTCCTGGTAGGTTCGAGTGGTAATGATATCGCCATAAAATTCGGGAGAGGTGTCCAGGTTATGGTTGTAATAGTCCAGCCCCGCATCCGCCAGCTTTTGAGCCTGGACTTCGTCTAACATGCCCAAGGTCATACAGGTTTCCATGCCCAGCTCTTTCACCTGCTTAACCATATCGATGACGTAACACATGTCCTTGTTTTTGGGCGAACGCCAAGCTGCCCCCATACAAAAACGTGTTGCGCCAGAGGCCTTCGCCGCCTTGGCTTCCTCAACCACCTTTTCAACCGCCATTAATCTTTCGCGCTCCAGGCCAGTATCGTAACGGGCACTTTGAGGGCAGTATGCACAGTCTTCCGGACACGCACCGGTTTTAATCGAACACAGCGTGCTCACTTGAACCTGGTTAGGATCAAAGTACTGTCTGTGCACAGTTTGGGCACGAAACAATAAGTCGTTAAATGGTAAAGTAAACAACTGCTGGACTTCTTCTCGAGTCCAGTCATGGCGAACAAGGCTGGCACTGGCGGTCATATGTGCTCCGAATCTGGTATTGGCGAATAGAGGGAAAAGGCGCACAATAATCAGGCTCGCCAGGAGCTGTCAACCTAAAAAGGACTTAAAGGTTTACAACTATGCACTCACATCAAAATTTCGTACAAAACTTGCTCGATTCAGTCCTCAAACTGGGTCAGTTTGCCCTCCCCAATCTATGCCTGTTATGCACCACACCAAGTAAACGCTTACTATGCCCTGCATGCCTGGATTCTCTGCCCTACATGAAAAATGCTTGCCTTCAATGTGCGTTACCGATCACCAGTTCTGATACAGAGTTATGCGGCCAGTGTCTGGCGAGTAAACCCAGCTTTGATGCAAGTATCAGCTTGACCAGCTATCAGGGTCCCGTACCTTACCTGATCAACCAATTCAAACATCAGCGTAAACACAATATTGGGGCTTTTTTGTCCCAGCTTTTTGTCGACCGCCTGCTATCTAGTCGAACCAGACCAGACGTCATTACTTTTGCACCGCTTTATTGGCGCAGACAGTTTAGCCGTGGAATGAATCAGGCTGAACGACTGGCGAACACTATTGGTAACAGGCTGGATGTCAAAGTTGAGCCCCTATTCAAGAAAGTAAAATCAACAGCCGCACAACAAAACATGACTCGCAAAGAACGGCTCAAGAATTTAAAAAACAGCGTTATTCTTTCCAATACTGTGTTAATAAAAGATAAGCATATTGTGTTCGTCGATGATGTGATGACCACCTGTGCCACAGCGGAAACCACCGCAAAACTGCTGCGCACTGCCGGCGCTGGCAGAATCGAAATATGGACAATCGCCAGGACTCCCAAGCCCAAATAAAGATAACGAAGTAACACCAGCGCACAATTTGGGCAAGTCTGTCGTTTTTTGTTTGATCAAACTCTAATCAATAGCGATACTAGATGTAGGCCTTTTCCAAGCATTCTATATGAACCTCGCCATCTCCTTAAACCGAGCGGTCAGCGTTAAGGTTGTAGGGCTAATACTGGTCTTATTATCCCTGGTTGTCTGCTGGAGCTGGGTAACAAATGCCGACTTTTTGCTCGGTAGTCGAAACGACTTCCCTACAATGAAGTTTAACGCTGCCCTGTGCTTTTTGTTTTTGGGCATCGCGATGATCGCCAACGAAAGACAGCAGACACTAATATGTTACCTATTCGCCAGTCTGGTTGCCTTTTTCTCAAGTGAAGCCCTTTTTGCACAACACTTATTGGGAATCAACTCTGGGCTTAATGAACTTTTCGTGTACGACCTCCGCTCACCCAAAATGCCAGGGCTAATGTCTCCAGCAGAGGCTTGTTGCTTTTTACTTTCCTCGTTTTTGCTATTGGAACAGTACGTTAAAAATATGCCGATGCGAGGTCACTTTTACCTGATGTATTTTGTTATCGGTTTTATTTCTCTAAGCGCATATTGTTTATACGTGTACATGCCATTTGGTGCGGACATAATACCTTTTGTAACGTCTACTCCTCTTTGCTCTTCCCTTGCTTTTTTATTTTTGATCCCCGGCCTGATTCTATCTACCAACAACACAAAACTTGCCACACTACTAAGTGGCCATAAGCACGTGCATAAAACATTTAGGCGTATTGCTTTCTATGTCGCCATGCTGCCAATTTTTCTGGGTATTCTGGTGTACTCTCGGGAGTGGTATCGAACATTTGAATCCAATCTGGTTTTTGCGCTGTTTACCTCACTAAGTATTATTTCAATACTGCTTTTATTGTACCGGGTTACCTTAGCCGAAGTTCGCTGGCAGATTCGTTGGTCGTCTCAGAAAGCCATAGCCGATCAACTGGAAACGCAGGTACTTGAGGTGTTAGAAGCCTCGGACAATGCTATTTTGTTGCTGGATGATAAGTTAACGATTATTCACGTAAATAGAGGTGCCAGAACGATATTTGGCTGGGAAGCCAGGGATTTACTTCAACAGCCTTTTCACGGGTTAATAGCGGAGACATCTAAATACAAACTGAATTCGCTGATTGAAGTAATTGATCAATACCAATCCAATAAAAAAATATGCAATGTTGAAGATATTCTAACCATCAGAAAGAAAAATGGAAAAGCAACATCCGTTGCTATTAGCATTAATAAAAAAACGCAAACGGACAAGCATTTCTTTGTCATGGTATTGCGCGACCTTAGTGTTATCGAACAGGAAAATAAAACACTTAGAGCGCAGGTATCGACTGACCCGCTAACGCGAACCTTTAACCGCAGTGAATTCGAAAAGTTCACGCATAGACTCGACAAACAAGACGAGCAGAACGGAACCAGTAATTACACCATAATGATGCTCGATATTGATCATTTTAAGGCTGTAAACGATACCTATGGCCACGACGCCGGCGATATCGTACTTAGAGACTTTACCGAGTCGGTGCAGTCCTGCCTGCGCTCTTCTGACAAACTGTTTCGTTACGGCGGAGAAGAATTTGTCGCCATCATGCCCGGGCTGGATAAAAAAAGTGCCTCCAATGTTGCGGAGAGAATTTTGCTCACAGTAAAAACCAAGAATACCCTTCTGGATAATCTGTTAATTGGCATAACGGTAAGCATTGGCGTTTACATGGCAAAATTGCCTCAGGAAAGTATTACCGAATCCGTTAGGAAAGCGGACAAAGCGTTGTACTCAGCAAAAGAACAAGGCCGAGACAGAGCCATATTTTTTAGCGATAACTGATATACTGGCGCCTTTGTAAGATAACGATATCGAGAGGCGCTGTTTGAATCCCACACCTTTTTCCAACCTTTCCCAAGACTTGGTGATCGATGCCATCGAAAGCCTCGGCTATATGTCCGACCTTAGAGTATTCGCACTTAACAGTTATGAAAACCGTGTTTATCAAGTTGGAATAGAAGACAGTGAGCCACTGATCGCCAAATTTTATCGGCCGGAAAGATGGACAAAGGAACAGATTCTTGAAGAACATCAATTCTCATTGAGTTTAACCGAAGCCGAAATTCCTGTTATCTCGCCCATATTCCGGGAGGATGTGGGTACATTATTTGAATATGGAAATTATTGGTTTGCGCTCTACCCAAGAAGAGGCGGTCACGCACCGAATCTGGATGATCTCGATGTACTCTATCGACTTGGCCAACACCTTGGCAGAATTCACGCTATTGGCAGCACCACTCCGTTTCAATATCGTCCTGAACTTTCCATTACCAATTTTGGCATCAACAGTCGTGAATACCTGTTGGCGAATAATTTTATCCCGGCCAATTTAATCGAAGCCTATGCCACACTCAGTCAGCATATACTTGATCAAATCACTCAGATTATGTCGAGTGTAAGTTACTCTTCAATTCGCCTTCACGGTGACTGTCATCCCGGAAATATCCTAACTCGACCGGACTCTATTTATCTGGTGGATCTGGATGATTCCAGAATGGGGCCTGCGGTACAGGATTTGTGGATGCTGCTCTCCGGCGAGCGTCATGAGCGAGAAGCCCAACTCGAAGCGGTTATTGAAGGGTATGAAGAGTTTTTTCCTTTTAACACACAGGAATTAGCCCTGATCGAGTCCCTTCGGGCTTTGCGACTTATGCATTACGCTTACTGGCTGGCGCAACGATGGAATGATCCGGCGTTCCCCCAGGCCTTCCCCTGGTTTAATACCGAGAGATATT includes:
- a CDS encoding diguanylate cyclase, which encodes MNLAISLNRAVSVKVVGLILVLLSLVVCWSWVTNADFLLGSRNDFPTMKFNAALCFLFLGIAMIANERQQTLICYLFASLVAFFSSEALFAQHLLGINSGLNELFVYDLRSPKMPGLMSPAEACCFLLSSFLLLEQYVKNMPMRGHFYLMYFVIGFISLSAYCLYVYMPFGADIIPFVTSTPLCSSLAFLFLIPGLILSTNNTKLATLLSGHKHVHKTFRRIAFYVAMLPIFLGILVYSREWYRTFESNLVFALFTSLSIISILLLLYRVTLAEVRWQIRWSSQKAIADQLETQVLEVLEASDNAILLLDDKLTIIHVNRGARTIFGWEARDLLQQPFHGLIAETSKYKLNSLIEVIDQYQSNKKICNVEDILTIRKKNGKATSVAISINKKTQTDKHFFVMVLRDLSVIEQENKTLRAQVSTDPLTRTFNRSEFEKFTHRLDKQDEQNGTSNYTIMMLDIDHFKAVNDTYGHDAGDIVLRDFTESVQSCLRSSDKLFRYGGEEFVAIMPGLDKKSASNVAERILLTVKTKNTLLDNLLIGITVSIGVYMAKLPQESITESVRKADKALYSAKEQGRDRAIFFSDN
- the bioB gene encoding biotin synthase BioB codes for the protein MTASASLVRHDWTREEVQQLFTLPFNDLLFRAQTVHRQYFDPNQVQVSTLCSIKTGACPEDCAYCPQSARYDTGLERERLMAVEKVVEEAKAAKASGATRFCMGAAWRSPKNKDMCYVIDMVKQVKELGMETCMTLGMLDEVQAQKLADAGLDYYNHNLDTSPEFYGDIITTRTYQDRLETIANVRAAGMKVCCGGIVGMGEEESDRIGLLIQLANMAEHPESVPINMLVRVEGTPLAEQTDLDPIDFIRTIAVARILMPESHVRLSAGREEMSDEMQAMAFFAGANSIFYGEKLLTTANPESNKDMQLFARLGISPEQREIKHTEEEQEAAVVAQLEKSKNDQFFYEA
- a CDS encoding ComF family protein, which produces MHSHQNFVQNLLDSVLKLGQFALPNLCLLCTTPSKRLLCPACLDSLPYMKNACLQCALPITSSDTELCGQCLASKPSFDASISLTSYQGPVPYLINQFKHQRKHNIGAFLSQLFVDRLLSSRTRPDVITFAPLYWRRQFSRGMNQAERLANTIGNRLDVKVEPLFKKVKSTAAQQNMTRKERLKNLKNSVILSNTVLIKDKHIVFVDDVMTTCATAETTAKLLRTAGAGRIEIWTIARTPKPK
- a CDS encoding serine/threonine protein kinase — its product is MNPTPFSNLSQDLVIDAIESLGYMSDLRVFALNSYENRVYQVGIEDSEPLIAKFYRPERWTKEQILEEHQFSLSLTEAEIPVISPIFREDVGTLFEYGNYWFALYPRRGGHAPNLDDLDVLYRLGQHLGRIHAIGSTTPFQYRPELSITNFGINSREYLLANNFIPANLIEAYATLSQHILDQITQIMSSVSYSSIRLHGDCHPGNILTRPDSIYLVDLDDSRMGPAVQDLWMLLSGERHEREAQLEAVIEGYEEFFPFNTQELALIESLRALRLMHYAYWLAQRWNDPAFPQAFPWFNTERYWAEHILSLREQYAELSTPPLKIGSARIG